A region from the Arachis ipaensis cultivar K30076 chromosome B01, Araip1.1, whole genome shotgun sequence genome encodes:
- the LOC107616397 gene encoding chaperone protein ClpC, chloroplastic-like — protein sequence MEEGENLLNLEHTLHKYVVGQNEAINSVCRAIRRARVGLRNSKSPIASFIFTGPSGVGKTEIAKALAAHCFGSQDALLRFDMSEYIDRATASRLIGAPPGYIGFDEGGQLTEAVRNRSHAVVLFDEIEKAHSDVFNLMLQILEDGRLTDGRGQTVDFKSTLIIMTCNIGNNIIVESHKQLCDSTNNNNDDDDDSFEHRKSLVIEEVKQHFRPEFLNRVDEIIVFKTLTRFEVEQIANLMLGDVSQRLKGNKDIHLSVTCRFRDRVVEHGYDPIYGARPLRRTISRLLEDTLAEKMLMKEIREGDSVVVDTNIEGNVVVLNQNSALRECLTCIDHSNGNNNNNNSVGDEKREKMVGISCNLMGKVFDLLGHRKSP from the exons ATGGAGGAAGGAGAAAATCTTCTCAACTTGGAACACACTCTTCACAAATATGTTGTTGGTCAGAATGAAGCAATAAACTCCGTTTGCCGCGCCATTCGCCGCGCCAGAGTTGGCCTTAGAAACTCGAAAAGTCCCATAGCCAGCTTCATCTTCACTGGCCCTTCTGGTGTTGGTAAGACTGAAATAGCAAAAGCACTTGCTGCTCATTGTTTTGGCTCTCAAGATGCCTTGCTTAGGTTTGATATGA GTGAATACATAGACAGAGCCACCGCATCGAGATTGATCGGAGCACCCCCCGGCTACATCGGTTTCGACGAAGGTGGGCAACTAACCGAAGCCGTTAGGAACCGGTCGCATGCCGTGGTGCTCTTCGACGAAATCGAGAAAGCTCATTCAGATGTTTTCAACTTAATGCTTCAAATTCTTGAAGATGGAAGGCTTACAGATGGAAGGGGTCAAACAGTTGACTTCAAGAGCACACTCATCATAATGACTTGCAACATTGGTAACAACATCATTGTTGAATCTCATAAGCAATTGTGTGATTCTACTAATaacaacaatgatgatgatgatgattcctTTGAGCATAGAAAGAGCCTAGTGATTGAGGAGGTGAAGCAACATTTTAGACCAGAATTTCTAAATAGAGTTGATGAGATTATTGTATTCAAAACATTAACAAGATTCGAAGTTGAACAAATTGCAAATCTAATGCTTGGAGATGTGAGTCAAAGGTTGAAGGGCAATAAAGACATTCACCTTTCTGTGACTTGTAGGTTTAGGGACCGTGTTGTGGAACATGGGTATGACCCTATTTATGGGGCAAGACCCTTAAGAAGGACAATTTCAAGATTGCTGGAGGACACATTGGCAGAGAAGATGTTAATGAAGGAAATAAGAGAAGGAGATTCGGTTGTTGTGGACACTAATATTGAAGGAAATGTTGTTGTCCTTAACCAGAATAGTGCTTTGAGGGAATGTCTAACTTGTATTGATCATTCAAATgggaacaacaataataataatagtgttGGTgatgagaaaagagagaaaatggtTGGGATCTCATGCAATTTGATGGGCAAGGTGTTTGACTTGTTGGGACATCGAAAAAGTCCATAG